One region of Triticum aestivum cultivar Chinese Spring chromosome 6B, IWGSC CS RefSeq v2.1, whole genome shotgun sequence genomic DNA includes:
- the LOC123138537 gene encoding uncharacterized protein, producing the protein MMDDELFKLDTEPLGVYSEDATNDDKPLEDEPQNERTCDDDFKHLSQNAEDRVLAFEELDEDNLMGQLFAENPLELANYAMNHVPMYDDHDYGPDRVHKIQCTLAHSQRYAAHGLDMLAHAELLYTQLRSDIRSDRVPEPLLEGTIQWAEQMAAYAEVLDDYSDEVHESALYLIRFELEGPMLARHDQLVTVADQLLGEQRNMRARVRWAREYIEQRQAWYQESLKFLHLDFYNGEAQQQANSAQDVEAQAVEDQVNVQGNAVEKQNLED; encoded by the exons ATGATGGATGATGAGTTATTCAA GTTGGACACTGAGCCTTTGGGGGTTTATTCCGAAGATGCAACCAATGATGACAAGCCCCTGGAGGATGAACCTCAGAATGAGCGGACAT GTGATGATGATTTCAAGCACCTGTCGCAGAATGCAGAAGATCGTGTGCTAGCTTTTGAGGAACTTG ATGAAGATAATCTGATGGGGCAGTTATTTGCCGAGAATCCCCTGGAGCTGGCTAACTATGCAATGAATCACGTGCCAATGTATGATGACCATG ATTATGGTCCTGATCGGGTGCACAAAATTCAGTGTACTCTGGCGCATTCACAGCGATATGCAGCACATGGTCTCGACATGCTGGCACACGCCGAACTGTTGTACACCCAGCTTCGGAGTGATATACGGTCTGACCGTGTACCAGAGCCTCTCCTCGAGGGGACCATTCAGTGGGCCGAACAGATGGCTGCGTACGCAGAAGTTCTGGACGATTACAGCGATGAGGTGCATGAGTCTGCATTATACCTGATTCGCTTTGAGTTGGAAGGTCCCATGCTTGCAAGGCACGATCAGTTGGTAACCGTGGCAGACCAGTTACTAGGAGAGCAGAGGAACATGAGAGCGCGGGTCAGATGGGCACGGGAATACATTGAGCAGCGGCAGGCATGGTACCAGGAGAGCCTCAAGTTTCTGCATCTGGACTTTTACAATGGAGAAGCGCAGCAGCAAGCCAACAGTGCCCAAGATGTGGAGGCGCAA